DNA sequence from the Methanocella sp. genome:
TGGACAAGCTCTCCTGGCTCTATCAGGCTGTTTGCCGTTGCATCATTAGAGTGCAGCCAAATGGTCTTGGTATTAACAGTCGCATCAGTAGCGCCATCATATGCTTTTGCAACATACTGGTTATTGTCCTGGAATGATACAATGGTCTTGCTTAAGTCGATCGGGCTCTGACCTGCAGTGAGCTGTAACGTTACAGCAATATCGGTTACAGTCTTACCGTCGGTGCTGCCAGTACCGATGATATCGCCGGAAGTCTGGACAGACGACGTTGCCATGTCCACACCAGTGTGCACAGTTTGCTTCGCTTTCTCCGAAGTGAAGAAGCCGGCCCCTAACATGACGTAGGAGAAGACTGCAGCTACCACCACGAAGGCGATCAGTACGATTGCGGCTTCCAGACCAGTGAAACCCGCATCATTCTTGACGAATTTATTTGCCTTAGACATTTCGAATTTCCTCCATGCGGCTTTGAATCGCAATATTTTTCCCCTACATCGAAATTTTTTCGATGTTGAGGCACGATTTCTTCAATATCGTTCGTAAATCGTTTTTAGAATCGTTTTTTTTGAACGATATGATGCAATTCTTTGCCGCACCACAATCTATTGTTAAGCAACCTGTAGTATATAAATCTATTCTTTTTTAAAGTTTTTTAACGCGTTATTGTGATAATTTTTATGGAAAATCCTTAGTTTTTTTACTTATTGAAATATATTTGATTAAAATAGAACATATTAATTTTACAAGTTATGGTAAGCTAAATATATTTGATTGTTTTAGAAATTATTATGTTGCAGCGCGCAGTATTACTTGTGATAACTGATGCGGCATGTAATTGCTTAACTATAACCATCTCTTATTACGGTATCTATTGGCCCATTTCGGCAAGCGTCTCCAATTCTTCTATCGCTTTTTTTGCCGTATTTCTTTTACCCCGGGCGCCCTGCGCCACCAGGCCGTCATACTCATCCTGAAGCATTTTCACTGCCCTGCGAAGCCGCGCCGCATCAAAACGATCGATATATTTACGAATGATCCTGGCGCGGTAGATCACGTTCTCATAGGGATCCATGGCCTGCTTATGGGGAGTGATAGTCCAGAGAGGAACGACAGATAATAATATGAGCAGAGACAGCCCCGCAAGCACGGTGCTCATATCGATACCGGCGAGCGGTGACTGCACGGGAATGACCTCAACAGTCTTTCCCAGGATCATCTCATCGCCCACCATGACGATGATACCCCAAAGCCCTGTGCGGTCAAAGGTGACATTTCCCTCGCTGACTGGATATACTGCGCCTTCCGGCGATACGGCCAGCAAGGATATGCCCCGGTTACTCAGGCCTTCAAATATAGATATAGAGACGGGCACGGGCTCGCCGGCAACGGCTTTATCCTGGACGTTCAGCTTGATGGCCCGGTCCAGCAGTGTCACGACTTTATTCGTGTCCTGGAGCACGGAATATTGCACATAGTTGGTCTTGTTACTCTGGACAAAGACGACGGGCGTCCCTGTTGTTGTTAGGGCCGGCACGCCCGACACGTTCAGCCTGAAAAGGAACGAGTCGGCGCTGGAAATGTAATTGGCGAAATCGTCCAGGTATGGCTCCACGCTCGTCGTCAGCAAGGTCGGCGTGAATATGAACTCCTGCTCGCCGGGCTTTGCCGTCTCGTTTGTTACGCTCAATGTAAAATAGACGATCTTAGACTCTCCGGGCCTTAATGTTAAAACGGATTCGCTCAGGTTAAGCCAGTCTATACTGGTGGGCTCGGTGACCCCGACCCTAATAATATATACTCCATTCCGGTTGCCGTCATTATAGACGACAAAAGAGCCATTATAGGTAAAAGGCAGCTTATCGGCGTCCGCAGACCTGGTCGTGGGGGCATATGCCCGTATGCCGGTGCCATAACAAAAAGACGGTATCGTTTGTGATGCGATGGCCAGCAGTAACAGTATACATACGACAAGCTTTCTGCCCCTCGACATCCTGATGCCTCTAATATTATAACTATAAATATATATTAAAAGTTTAGGAAAATAAAAGCTCGTTTTTACTCAATGACATTATTCGCCGGATACCCTTATGTTCTCAAATTTAATGCTCGGCATATATCCCGTCGCGGGCGACAGCCCCGAGCCTTCGAGCTTATAGTTGTCCGCCAGCTCGGCATTCATGAGCATCTGGGGCATGTTGCCGCCGATCATGCCCCCCTTGAGCGGGTAAGCGAGCTCTCCATCCTTGATGGCATATCCTGCGTATATGGCCACGGAGAAGTCGCCGCTGGCACGGTTCGCGGTATGGGCCCCCAGCACGTCCAGCACCAGCACGCCGTTCTTCGTGTCCCGGATCATCTTCTCCTCGCTCATCGTCGGGCCGTTGAATATGATATTTCGGGCGCATGTCGTCGGGGGCACTTTGTAGGACGTACTCGCGTCGAGCCGGTCGGCGTGCATGGCGCTGCCCGTCGGCTTCGTGCCGCTCTCGATGGCCGAAAATTCGTCATACAGGAACATCTTTAATATGCCGTCCTCGACGAGCACGTTCTTCCGGCTCGGGTAGCCTTCTTCGTCCATGGCATAAGTGTTCAGCCCTTTGTCGAACGTGCCGTCGTCAAGTATCGTCAGCCCTTTTGCGGCCACCTGTTTTCCTATCTTACCCGCATAGACGGACTCGTACTTCTTGACGGCCGAACCATATAACGCGGGTGCGACGGTGTTACAAAATATATCAAATGCCGCGCTCGGCCTCATTATAACGGTCATTGGCGCAGTCTCGATGCCTTTCTGGTTTAGCTGGCTGGCCGCCCTCTCCGTGGCCGTATTGCCGATCTTTTCGAAGTTGATGTCCAGGAAGCGCGACATATCGGACTCGCTGCCGTTGGCGACCATGCCGCTCTCTTTGATGAGGGACATGATGCTGCCGCTCACCATCGTGCCCTCGTCGTAAGCGGCGACGCCGTTTGAGTTTGCGACGGCCATGGCGACAGTTCCAAAGCCAATGCCGCCCCTGGCGGGGAAAGCCCGCTTATCGCAGGAAGCCCCTTCCATCATATCCCTGGCCAGGCTTATGCCGTCCTCGGGCACCAGGGAGGCGATACGATTATCGAAAAGGGAGCGCGCGCCGGCATAGTCCTTATCGCCATGGAACGCGTAGTCGCCCGGCTTTCCAAACCGCGTGGCGGCGATGGCCTGCTTCAGGCCGAAGTCGATGGTCGCGTCGGAGCAATATGCATAGCCGGTGCGGCGATCCTTGATGACTCGGAGCCCGATGCCGTAGTCGCCGTCCATGGAGCCGAACGTGACGTTCCCGCCCTCCACCGAGATCGAGGTATGCCGGGCCTTCTGCACGAACGCCTCGCACTGGACACCGGCGGCCGCTCCCGCGTCCACCGCCTTTTTCGCGATCGATAAAAGCTCGTCCTGCATCTTACCTGCCTCCTACGACGCATTTCGCGATCCGTATGTGCGGCCCCCCGTCGCTCACGGGTGCCGACTGGCCTTTGCCGCAGATGCCCGGGTGGCCCAGCGTCAGGTCCCTGCCGACCATGTCGATCTGCTTCAGGATGTCCAGCGTCTTACCGGACAGGGACACGTCCCGCAGCGGCTTCGTAATCTCGCCGTTCTCGATGAGGTAGGCCTCCTGGGCGTTGAACTGGAAGAGCCCCTGAGATGTATCCACCTGACCACCCCGGCTGTCTTTTGCATAGACGCCCCGCTTAATTCCCTCCAGCATTTCTTTAAAAGTGGCATCGCCCATTTCGATGTACGTGTTACTCATCCGCGCGATAGGCCTGTAATGATATGACTCGGCCCGGGCGCCGCCGTTCGGCTCTAAGCCCAGCCGGGCGGCTGTCTCCCGGTTTAATATCAGATCGTTGAGCACGCCGTCCCTGACCAGCACTTTCGTCCTCGCGCGGACGCCCTCGTCATCATAAATGAAGCTGCCGAAGAGGCCCGGTATCGTGGGGTCGTCCTTAATGGTCACGATCTCGTTGCCGATCGTCTGCCCCAAAAGCCCTTCGAAGCAGGAGTTCCCGGTGGCCACGAGGTCTCCCTCGGACGCGTGGCCCACCGCCTCGTGCGCGAAAACCCCGCAGAGGCCGTTATCCGCGATGACCGGCATGGGCCCGGACGGCGGAGACTTTCCCGCCAGCAAGGCGACAAGCGAGGCAACGCCATCCCTGGCCACAGTAATATTACGATCCCCGTCGAAGGCCTCGAAGCCTGTCGTGTTGCCGATACGGCGCCGCACCGACTGAATGTCGTCATCTTTCCTGCCCACGATATCGGCCGCCCAGAGGATGCGCGGCGTCTTCGTGACGACATGTGCGCCCTCGGACGACATGATCTCCTCGAGCGTATATGAATCCTTATAAGTGGTCGTCAGGTTGGCGATGAAGTCATAGTCTTTAAGCGCATCATAAGTCGATTCGAGGACGGCGAGCTTGGACTCCATGCTCATATCAAGGAAACTCTTCTTCATGGGGATCTCGACTTCATCCCGCATCGGCTCGATCGGCGCAAGCGACGATTTAACCTTTATCGATTCGCCGATGCCCTTCGCCATCCGCGCAGCCCTGTCAGCCGCGTCGACGAGCGATTTCTCGGTCAGCTCGGGGGCGCTGGCGAAGCCCCATGCGCCCCGGTAGAGTACCCGGACGCAGGCTCCCTCTTCGCTTCCCGCGATGGCCCTGGTCACGTCCTTGTTCTTCATCTCCAGGTTCGTGCTCGTGACGTTCGTATAGCGGACGTCGTAGTAATCTGCCCTGCCTTCCAGGGCCAGCTCAACTGTGCGGATCAAAAGATCTCACCATATAATATACTGGTGTGAAATCTATAAAAAATATGTTACATTATAGTATACTTTATCCTTTACAATTTAAGTCTCTGTATGCCAAGGCCCTCTAAAAAGAGTTAAGTTGATCTCAAACAATTTCAGCCACGAAGCGACTCTAAGAAGGCCTGAAGCTACACGAAGATATTTAAGAACATTTAAAAAAGTCTTTGAGCAGCTTTGAGACAGCTTGGAGTCGCTTCGTGGCTGAAAAAATCTTCGAGCCACTTATATATTTTTTCAAGGGGCTCAGGCTTCAGCGGCGCTTGAGGACCTGCTGTAGGCCCTTGAAGAGCGAGTCGCTGATCTTGTTCGCCGTGTCCACGTCTATGACCAGGCCGCCCATCTTCTCGATGGCCGCGCCGAATTCCGTCATGGTGTAGCCGCCGCTCTTCTTGAACCGGCGCGAATCGTCGGTATGAAGCTGAATATAGAGGAACCGGGCATGGTTATACTGAATATTCCGGATCAGCTCGAACGCCTTCATGTTCACGAGCACGTCCTCGGCATAGACGCTACGGCCGACCTCGGGCACGCCGTCGGTGAGGACGATGATGACCTTGGAGCCGCGCTTACGGTGCCAGCCCTGGTCAGTCAGGGACTGGAGCGCCAGGTCCAGGCGGGTACCTCCGGAGCCATTACGGGAAATGAGCTGGCGGTACATGTTGGCGCTGGCATTGTACGGCCCCTCGGCCCGGCTGCCGAAGGTCCACAGGCTGATGTCGGCCGATTTTCCTAAGCCTTCCATGAGGGCCAGACAGGCCACCTTGGCGTATGACTGGGGCGACTGCGACTCGTTGACCGTCGCTCCCATATTCTTATTCCTCCACCAGGCGGTCATGGAGTTCGAGTCGTCGTACATGATGGCGAGGTTCAGCTTTTTCACGTCCTTGAGGCGATAGCGGGCGATGACGCCGTCGAGCGTCTTGCCATGCTGGCCGAAGGTCGAGATAGTCCGGTCAAAAGAGATGATGCCGCCGCCAGAATATGAGGAATAGACCATGCGGGTGGTCATTGACGGCATGATATTATATAAGCGTAAAAAGCTGCGGCCGATGATGCGCGTGCCGTTCATCAGATCGTCATAAGCGTCGACGTCCGAGGGGTCTGTCAGGCACTTAGCGCAGGCCTCGCGGATCCTGGTATCGTCGTCGAAGATCATAGGCGGCTCGCGATCCTCAAGGCCAGCTCGTTAACCGTTTGTATGGATGCATAGTCCGTCTCGTCGGCGATGACGATGCCCTGGTGCATCGCGGCATCCGTGAAAGCGGTCTTGCCGTCCAGGCCCTCCGAGATCGAAAGATCGCAGTACCGCGTCATCTTTATGACGCCGTCCGTGGACAGGCCCAGGGGGAGTACCTTCTCCTCCTGCCAGAGCCTCCTCGTCTCCTCGGCGAAGTCCAGGATGGCATTCACGATGGCCGGGTCCATGTTCGGGGCATAGGAGCGGATGACCTTCTCTTCGGTGAAGCGATTAATATAGCCTATAAAGATCGGGATGAACCGGCGCTTGAGAGCAGAGCTCATCTTGAACGTGCCCTCGTCGCCCAGGTTTGCCGTGACTACCAGCACCCAGTTATCCGGCTTCTTCAGGACCTCCTCGCTGTACTCGACGGGCAGTATGCCCGCGGATAAAAGCATGAACAAACCAGAATAAGCGGTCGTCGGGGCACGGTTGAACTCGTCGATCAGGAGGTTCTTATGCTCCTTCACCGAGCGGGTGATGATACCATCCTTGTAGATGAACTTCTGGGACAGCTCGGGATTCCCCGACATCGAGAGCGGATGAAAGCCGCCGATGGTATGGTATTCGGTCATCCCTTCCGTGGCCTCGATGCGGTAGTAGTTGTCGCCGCTGGATATATAGTTTAAAATATGCTCGGCAATTGTCGTCTTGCCGTTGCCCGGAGGACCGTAGAGCATGATAGGATAGCCAAGATTAATGTACATAAGTGCCCGGACGATGGCCTCGTCCTGGCCCTTAACCTCGCAGGTCTCGATGATCTTGATCATGTCCTCGCGGTTCAGCAGCGTCATAGGGATCAGTACTTCTTCATGAACTCAATCTCTATATTCTTTATCATTTTTTCCGCGTCCGTCTTGTCGTCGCCATTATATTTGGCGGCGAGAGTCTGGTACTCACTCTTGAAGCGCCCTATCGTGG
Encoded proteins:
- a CDS encoding TldD/PmbA family protein encodes the protein MIRTVELALEGRADYYDVRYTNVTSTNLEMKNKDVTRAIAGSEEGACVRVLYRGAWGFASAPELTEKSLVDAADRAARMAKGIGESIKVKSSLAPIEPMRDEVEIPMKKSFLDMSMESKLAVLESTYDALKDYDFIANLTTTYKDSYTLEEIMSSEGAHVVTKTPRILWAADIVGRKDDDIQSVRRRIGNTTGFEAFDGDRNITVARDGVASLVALLAGKSPPSGPMPVIADNGLCGVFAHEAVGHASEGDLVATGNSCFEGLLGQTIGNEIVTIKDDPTIPGLFGSFIYDDEGVRARTKVLVRDGVLNDLILNRETAARLGLEPNGGARAESYHYRPIARMSNTYIEMGDATFKEMLEGIKRGVYAKDSRGGQVDTSQGLFQFNAQEAYLIENGEITKPLRDVSLSGKTLDILKQIDMVGRDLTLGHPGICGKGQSAPVSDGGPHIRIAKCVVGGR
- a CDS encoding TldD/PmbA family protein is translated as MQDELLSIAKKAVDAGAAAGVQCEAFVQKARHTSISVEGGNVTFGSMDGDYGIGLRVIKDRRTGYAYCSDATIDFGLKQAIAATRFGKPGDYAFHGDKDYAGARSLFDNRIASLVPEDGISLARDMMEGASCDKRAFPARGGIGFGTVAMAVANSNGVAAYDEGTMVSGSIMSLIKESGMVANGSESDMSRFLDINFEKIGNTATERAASQLNQKGIETAPMTVIMRPSAAFDIFCNTVAPALYGSAVKKYESVYAGKIGKQVAAKGLTILDDGTFDKGLNTYAMDEEGYPSRKNVLVEDGILKMFLYDEFSAIESGTKPTGSAMHADRLDASTSYKVPPTTCARNIIFNGPTMSEEKMIRDTKNGVLVLDVLGAHTANRASGDFSVAIYAGYAIKDGELAYPLKGGMIGGNMPQMLMNAELADNYKLEGSGLSPATGYMPSIKFENIRVSGE
- a CDS encoding archaellin/type IV pilin N-terminal domain-containing protein, with protein sequence MSKANKFVKNDAGFTGLEAAIVLIAFVVVAAVFSYVMLGAGFFTSEKAKQTVHTGVDMATSSVQTSGDIIGTGSTDGKTVTDIAVTLQLTAGQSPIDLSKTIVSFQDNNQYVAKAYDGATDATVNTKTIWLHSNDATANSLIEPGELV
- a CDS encoding vWA domain-containing protein; translated protein: MIFDDDTRIREACAKCLTDPSDVDAYDDLMNGTRIIGRSFLRLYNIMPSMTTRMVYSSYSGGGIISFDRTISTFGQHGKTLDGVIARYRLKDVKKLNLAIMYDDSNSMTAWWRNKNMGATVNESQSPQSYAKVACLALMEGLGKSADISLWTFGSRAEGPYNASANMYRQLISRNGSGGTRLDLALQSLTDQGWHRKRGSKVIIVLTDGVPEVGRSVYAEDVLVNMKAFELIRNIQYNHARFLYIQLHTDDSRRFKKSGGYTMTEFGAAIEKMGGLVIDVDTANKISDSLFKGLQQVLKRR
- a CDS encoding MoxR family ATPase is translated as MTLLNREDMIKIIETCEVKGQDEAIVRALMYINLGYPIMLYGPPGNGKTTIAEHILNYISSGDNYYRIEATEGMTEYHTIGGFHPLSMSGNPELSQKFIYKDGIITRSVKEHKNLLIDEFNRAPTTAYSGLFMLLSAGILPVEYSEEVLKKPDNWVLVVTANLGDEGTFKMSSALKRRFIPIFIGYINRFTEEKVIRSYAPNMDPAIVNAILDFAEETRRLWQEEKVLPLGLSTDGVIKMTRYCDLSISEGLDGKTAFTDAAMHQGIVIADETDYASIQTVNELALRIASRL